Within Bacillota bacterium, the genomic segment GTCTTCTCCCTTTCTTGATCATCTTGAGGCTGCGTTTTTCCCGTAGCTACAGGGGTTTCATTCTTTACTCCCTCTCGAAAAGGCCGGCCGCACCCATGCCGCCGCCGATACACATGGAGACGACACCGAAACGATTGTTCCGACGTGCCATCTCATGCAAGAGCGTGGCAGTAAGTTTGGCGCCCGTGCAGCCCAGCGGGTGACCCAGGGCCACCGCACCGCCGTTGACGTTGGTGATCTCATCGTTGAGGCCAAGCTTGCGGATGCAGTAAAGTGCCTGGGAAGCAAAGGCTTCATTGAGTTCGAATAGTTCTATGTCCTCGATCTTCATGCCTGTGAACTCCATCAGTTTGGGAATCGCCACCGAGGGGCCTACCCCCATCTCGTCGGGGTTGCAACCGGCGGCGACAAAACCGCGGTAGATGGCCATCGGCTTCAGTCCCAGGGACTTTGCCTTTTCACGCGACATGAGTACGGCTGCCGCCGCGCCATCGCTGGTCTGTGAGGAGTTTCCGGCGGTTACCGATCCCCCTGCGGCAAATACGGGGCGGAGCGTGCTCAATACCTCGAAATTGGTGTCCGGGCGGACGCCTTCATCGGTGTCGAAGACGAATTTGTTCTCCACCACCTTGTTGTCGGGTCCGACGGTCCGTTGCACCAATTCCAGGGGGACGATCTCATCCTTGAACCTGCCTTCCTTGATTGCCGCGGCGGCACGCTGATGGCTGCGTACGGCAAAATGGTCCTGATCTTCCCGGCTGATGCCGTAGCGGTTGGCCACGTTCTCGGCGGTGATGCCCATGGGAGTATAGGCCTCGACCTTGTAGTTGACCAGGTCCAGATTCGGGGTCAGTTTGTTCCCGCCCATCGGAACCAGGCTCATGCTCTCCACGCCTCCGGCGACCATGACGTCATCATAGCCGAGCATGATTCTTTCGGCGGCCAGGGCTATGGCCTGCAATCCCGAGGAACAGAACCGGTTGACGGTCATTCCGGGGACAGAATCAGGCAGTCCGGATTGCAGGGCTACCATCCGGGCCACGTTCATGCCTTGCTCTGCTTCCGGAAAGGAGCAGCCAAGGATGACATCACCAACTTCAGCGGGTTCCACCCCCTTGGCACGGGAC encodes:
- a CDS encoding acetyl-CoA C-acyltransferase — its product is MKEAVIVSCVRTAVGRAPRGTLRLTRPEDMATVAVKEALSRAKGVEPAEVGDVILGCSFPEAEQGMNVARMVALQSGLPDSVPGMTVNRFCSSGLQAIALAAERIMLGYDDVMVAGGVESMSLVPMGGNKLTPNLDLVNYKVEAYTPMGITAENVANRYGISREDQDHFAVRSHQRAAAAIKEGRFKDEIVPLELVQRTVGPDNKVVENKFVFDTDEGVRPDTNFEVLSTLRPVFAAGGSVTAGNSSQTSDGAAAAVLMSREKAKSLGLKPMAIYRGFVAAGCNPDEMGVGPSVAIPKLMEFTGMKIEDIELFELNEAFASQALYCIRKLGLNDEITNVNGGAVALGHPLGCTGAKLTATLLHEMARRNNRFGVVSMCIGGGMGAAGLFERE